The DNA sequence ttgtttttaaaaaaaaaaaaaaaaaaaaaaggagagcaatgatgatgtcaaatcgaatgaacaatactgagctcttctgtaaaaaaaaaaaaaaaaaaaaaatccaatggcTATAACGCTTCGACAAttatgttaatccgaccgctaactgatgcaggctaacttactagctcgtagcatggagccacaGTAGCCACTTGCTGATATACTGtcattgtgtgtgaagttgtttttatatcaaatgatagaaaattttatgtgaaatagttttagatgtgaaatgttcaacataatgttctgacacaaaaaaatatagttgTCTTGACTAAAACGtttacagtttttgttgactaaaacgagtagatttatagtcgactaaaaatggactaaataaaaacaggatgaggttgactatgatAGAAACTatcaagcgtgattgaaactggactaaaacgaaacattttaaaaatggcggataaaatgaaCTACTTTGTGGGTTAGTTTGAGGTCTGTGTTTATAGTTGGGACACTGTGGCTACTTCGCTCTCCTCATAAACAAAAAGGGACAACATGATTAGTTCACTGTTTGTACTTTAAATGGGACATTTGGTGGCTCCGTCACAATCTGTCCTAAGAATGGGACACTTTGTGATTAGTTCACTGTCAGTATAAAGCATGGGACACCTGAGTGAGTGCTTTACTGCCTTTATTACAGGACACGCCGCACTCTGCGTGGCCGCCATTGGCCAAGTACGCTTTGTTACAACGTATCTCTTTGTCGAGGATGTCAGATGTAAACACGACAAAAATGCCCAAATGATACGAGCGTGCGGCTTTCCAAGGTGAAGCCGCACATTCCTCAATTCTGTCTGCGAGGCAACGGCAACAATCACATTGAGCGGGCGTCGGTTTTTGGTCTTTTGTTTGTCATCGTTGCTTGTTACTGCAATTCTATTGTAGTTCATACGAGCAGAgtcaaattccttgtgtgtttttaaatacttggCCAATCAAGACGATTACGATTAACAGGCTGCTTAGTGGATACTTCAATGTCATCATGGACATTGTGACGTTACTTCTCGGACTGTATTTGCGATTAGCTCACGGTCCTTCCTAATAGCGTAACAACGTGTTAGTTTGCTCAGACGTGTTCGGCGCCTCCTTACCCACTCGGTCGGGCAACACCTGCAGTCCGTGGACCCGGTGGTCGCTGTGCAGTTCCAGGCCGTAGATGCAGTCGAAGCCGTCGTATTTGATCAGGTATAGGGACGGGTTGACGGGGACCTGGTCCAGAACCGTCCCCTTCCACTGGGACGACTTACTGCCTTCTTTCCACACGTGCTGGATCCTGCAGCCGACGATGTTTGTCTTGGTCGGGGATAACGTTCTACTGGGCCCCACGCTGGTCTTCTGCTTCCTGCCAGAGAAGACGGGATATTTCAGAACGTCTTATCCTGCTTTGTTGTCTTCGTCTTGGTCTTACTTGTGAGGATTCCTCTTCTTCATCATGCTGACTGGCACGCCGGAATGTCCTGCAACGCAAAGTCATCCCGGGTTTGCTCGGTTTTGAACTCAGGGACATTCGTTGCGGCCGCTGACCACTGACCTCTGTCCGCTCGGGGCCGCGGGGCCTCTGTGCTCTTGAAGGGAGTCTTCATTCACCCAcctgggttgggggggggggggcactgggGGGACAGGGTGGGGGAAGGAGGAGAGGGAACTAAGGGAGAGGAGGAGCACCAGGGATTAGACGGTCCCCTGAAGCATTCACACTGGGGAGTGCAGACTCGCTCCTGGAGAGAAAGACCAACTTCCAGCTTGTGTTCCAACctgaagacacaaaaaaagaagtttcaTTAACCACCAGAACATGTCCAGAAAGCTTTAAGTGTTGGTCCCCAATCCCCGATCTTTATTTCACTCTACAGGAAAATAGGGCCAACAGCCATTGTGCCACAGTAGTGCCTCCTGTCCGTTATACAATTCTTATAACATGTGTGGGTGAAAATTATGGTTATTTTAACACGTCAACGTTGCAATCATGCACCTTTAAGTTGGAAACATATGGATTGATTTGGAACCAAAGTACACTTGGACCAGGAACAATATTCACTTAGACCAGAACCAAAATACACTTGTGGACCTGGccattaacatttaaataatacaatcatTTACTATTAATAAGCTGCAACGTCATTTTGCTGCGCCAAACacgacttcttcttctttctttttttttagcttgataATGACGTCACGACCTTCCCTCATGTTTGGAATGTACTGAAtggtacgcacgcacacaatcgagggaaaacatgtttttgttcttcCCCTTCAGCGGCCAAGAGAGTAACAGAAAGCTAACGTGTAGCCTGGGCATGTGTTTGGAATCTGGCTCGCGTGCACGACTCGTGTTCCATTGCggaaacatttgacaaaaatgCGCACCGTGTGTGCAGAACAAAGGAGGCGGTGGGCTGACAGCACACAAACACCGGGGTGCTAATGGAACCGCCTTGCTTTGGCGCAAAGCGCAGAAACGAGCGCGTGGCGCTGAATGTGTCCGTTTTCTTACCGACTAATGTTCAGTGTCGCGGCTCAATCGCAGTCGACCTCCGCGTTCCTATCGATCCGCTTTTTTCTCCACCAGCGTTCTCCGCCGCCAAACCAAACTAGCAGTGCTAACATCAGAAGCACTGCGGAAGTTGGGACGCGATGattttcaaagttaaagcatcCCCGTAAACTACGGTACAAGAAGTGTACTAGCGGTTGATACGATGGCCTCACACGCATGATAGCATACTGTTGAAATTGATTATTTGAGGACCAAATAATCTTTAATGCcttttattgtaaatgtttgCGATAAActatacttttatttaaaagatcACACCGGAGgtaagatataaaaaaaaagtagtcacaCGAGACGTCGTCGCGCCTTTTCTCATGTTGCTAAATAGTGAGCCTTGTGTGCGCGgtgggtgttaaaaaaattccTGCAAAATATTGAGATCATGTCACaagtaacaacttttttttatgtctgcctGATCTCCAGAGTCCgtcaaataaaaagtatttagtttttttgtgaagggaaaatatatataaaaatatgaaattgtgacacgctcacacacacaatagGTCGTCGGCTTATCCGCCATCTTTAATGTGGCAGTCTGCCTGTAAACGAATAAACGGAACTTAATAAAGCAACGCCCGATGAAGTAAGTGCGCTAAGTTAATGCCTCTCATTGTTGTggaatagtttttattttgcatattaGTAGTATTTGTAGTTGTAGGTGTTTGAAGGACCCCCTCGAAAATGAGACTATCATCGGGCTTAAagcaaagctaagctaagcaaTAAATACACACAGGCAGGCACAAACCAAAGTGTGACTTTTAAATCTGATGATCATAAACGTTTATTCTCATACcgatttttcaatatttatcatCACAGTAATGGTGTCACATAGATAGATGTAAATATTGACAAACCACTTGTTTCTCTGCTGATGTCAGGCAGAAACCGCATAAATCATAAATTGGCTAATtccatataaaaaataaaaaaaaagctatactCAGTCCTCACGTGTGGGTGTCATGTTTACAAATTATTGGCCAAtcttaaatgttgaaaatggcttcaatCTTAATGGTTGAACTAAAATGGCGTTTTTTAGGGGTGTTGGAAGATAagctttttcttccgcgtgttcgttttctttcgggtagtgagaatgttggttatctgaatacaggctggagatcgatgaacagttccttcaaagcttttatttctaaagAATATTCCGGTCACAAGTGaattacagacaatggctgcagtttctcacaagtgcgaagattacagaggacttacaatattcttatactatcttgaagggcggtaccacacacttaccagtaaacagttcacaaAGTTGACCGGACGTGAGATAaaactcaaggacatcattcaaacacagaccaaagcccatttgaggaatagaggaggttattcagtcatgactgcacctggcagaaattgtgataacactcacaaggatacatccgcagaacaaagctctattgaggaaattaaaacagttacgactaaatctgggcagaagacacatTTCAGGGGCTCCtgaaagtgactattttggagggtCAAGGTTttggaagaagcagattgtgtttgaatttcggtagatgctctCAGTGTTCGAAGCCGAGATGCCTTCCCGCCAATGTGCGGGAGCgagcggtgggggggggggggggggggtgttggaaGCAGCCAgaagtggccggaaacggcgctgatgtgtaaaacccggaagtcggaggCATCTACCCTGTAAAGCAAAAAGAAGTGTTTGTGCTTTTCGTTATGGACTTGTTCCACTTCAGCTATAAAGCCATACAGCCGCCGTGTTtctttgtaaataaacatacGTTTACTGACGTAAATCTCCCGGGATCCTTGGAAGACTTTCCAATGCattgttttcaaaatttcatttaGGACGGCCAGGCAGCAATCCTCGATGTAATCTGGACAAAGTAACCTCCTGCGCCGCATCAAACACCAATTAACCAAAAATGCTGCGAACTACATTTCACTTCTTAAATTGTCAGACCATTACAACATATTAACCCTGAAGCAATCCCAAATCAGTTATAGTTTATGTGACTGTGGTCTGCCTGGGATGGTAAAGGTAAAATATTCTTGACTTTGTTCCTGGTGTGGTAGGATGCAaccattttcttcttcaaagCGGGTAGGACAGAGGGCAATTGAATTCTACACTGGCAATTAACTATGGAGACAATATCAggaaaattcatattttaaatgtagttttgtTAGACTCATTGTCTAGAGTTGGGGTGGTAAGGCATTTAGGAGAAGTGGCAGCTGAGTAAGTTTGTTTGCCTGATTGGATTTACTGAATCCAAGTGATAACTTGGCATGActtgatttttgtttattttcttgcaCGGTAATTTGGGacttgcttgaaactttcaataCTTTACAACTTATACAATACTTTGTGGGAATTGCATATTGTCCGTGTGAGATGAAGAAACATGTGTCACAATTGTGTCTGATTATTTAagtaagtgtaaaaataaaagtgcatgCATTCGACTTATAGATGTGACATAACATGAAAACCTCAAAAGATTTAAGATGGTGATAATTAATCAATAAGATGAAGATGACccaacaaaagattattaaaaaaagaaaaattcccGGCAATGTTTGCTTGGCTTGGGATGCTGCGCTATTGCGGGGGAGTAGCGGTCAACATTTTTCTGTCTTTGTCGTGTCTCCGCCTCATGTGTGCCGTCAAAGTCTTACTCTGAGCGAAGCTTccgccacaaactgagcaactgtaaggtttttctcctgtgtgcgTTCTCATGTGCGACACCAGATTTTGCTTCTGGGAGAATGTTTGCTCACAGACTGAACAGCTAaagggtttttctcccgtgtgtaTTTTCATGTGCGATTCCACGTGTGACTTATGAAGGAACGCCTTATCACAAAATAAGCAACAAAATGGCCTTTCACCTGTGTGTATTCTCATGTGTTTTACCATGTTGGGCTTTTGGGAGAACATTttaccacaaaccgagcaaggaaagggtttttctcccgtgtgcgTTCTCATGTGCGATTCCACGTGTGTCTTTCGAGAATACGTTTTACCACATACTGAACACCGAAAGGGATTTTCTCCAGTGTGCGATCTCACGTGTGCTATCATGGTTTCCTTATGAGGGAAGGCTTTACCACAAGTCGAGCAACTgaagggtttttctccagtgtggattctcaCGTGTGCCTGCACATGTTCCTTTCGAGAGAATGTTTTACCACAAAACGGGCAACTAAAGGGTTTTTCTCCTGCGTGTGTTTTCATCTGTTGTTTTTTAGCGGCATGTTTAACACAAACGGTTTCCACGTTGCCGAGCGGTGTCTCCTTTTCTGAGCATTTGGActctttgttgtcattttcaccgtCTGCATCATTCCTCAAAGGTTCCTCCGTGGTGTCGTCGCAGTCTGACTGTGGAGCCGAGAGGTCGGCTTGTTGTGGTCCTCCGCTTGGACTGCGAGTGCGAAGCTGGGACGCCTCAGCTGGTTCGTCTTCGTCATCTTCACTTTTCACACAAATGATAGTCAGTGGAAATTTGCTGATgtcagcctcctcctcctcgtctttaACGTGTGGATGTTCCAcatcctctttttcttctttgatgCAGGGCCGCTGTGGATTCTCTTTCTCCAAACTGGATGTCCCCGCTTGTGACTGCGGGAGAAGTTCATCCTGACGATCAGTCACTTGCTGGACGCCTGGATGGAGTAGTAAATGTTCAGACATATTGTTGGACAGCACAAGCACAGATTCAGACACAGTTTGTTTGTTAGCCGCTAGCCCCATTAGCCACATAGAAATAGAAAGTAGAGATGTTCAATAACACCTTTTTTCCAGGCCGATAGCAGTACGAGTAttcaacttttgagtagtcaccaatactgaCACCAagtatctctctctctccctaatGGAAAGTGAGCAGTTTCATAAGCGGCCTAGAGAACCAGAATGCAgaattaaagctttttttttcgctctttttcttcctgtaGGAATAAAATTTGGAACAGATGATTTTATTATGATTTAACTGATTGATTAtgctttattataaatttaataattgCGTAATTGCTGtgaaagtgttgttgttgtgcaaaGGTCAGAATCAGGAGAACTGAAACCTGCTCCTCTCTACTTGGCCTACTGACCGCCGGCTGGAGATCAGAGATATGAGGAAACAGCGTTAGACGACTTCTCGTCGATGATATGCTGAATTGACGTGCTAAAAGTGCTTATCAAGATATATGTATTTGGTAAATTCCACGAATATGCAAACACATTTCTACCAATAAGCAAGAAATGTAAACAAGCACAAGGTGATGCCTGCTTGCTGAATGACCCCATCACCTCATGTAACCTAGGAACCTCAAGTTTGAATAAAAAGAGGTTTATAGGAGGGCTGTTTTAGAATAGATGAGATTTGTACACAGCCTCACCTATTCTCCTTGCAAGTAAACTGAAACTGGAACGTCTTCTCTCCTTATTGTTTGTAAGTTATATTTGTCATTTGAACCAgacactttctttctttttctttttttaggaaTGTCTGTACATGGGTGCACTTTGGCATGTTTGGAAACTTTCTAGCAGGATCTTCTTTATTTTTCGAGCTCAGCGTGGCTCTCAGGATGACAAATTGCTTGTGTTTCTCTAGTCTAAAGTGGTTATGTCGCAAACTTGGCCCCATGTCAAATAACATCACACCACAGATCCCGAATTTGTGCTGGCAGTCAGAATCCAACGTTTGACGTCAAACTTCAAGTTTCCTTGCGGCGTGACACGAACCAGCGCAACATACAGAGATGCATGCAGCATCGACAAATGTAGTTACACTAAAATCTAATCCAAGCTAAATCCATTTATAGCATGAATATGGAAGTAAAGCACATCgtcttgaaaatgttttaattacatAATAAATGACTGCAAACACGCGCTTCTATAGCCATTGTCTTTTAATCCTAATTATGTTTCCTGTTATAGCAGTCTGTCTACTttgttaattaataaaaatgttaaaagtagACTAGACTGACCTTGGATGTACATCTTGTGATTCTTGTCAACGGCGTCCAGTTGTTTACGATGAATTTCGGTCTCTTCATGCAACGCCATTATTCTGTTAAATAGTCAAAATTCATTATTAGTCGCTCCGTACCAACTAATTAaactttttggtgttttttttttttacactcgaTTTCGCCTGGTTGCCTTCGCGTTTTTTTCCGCATCGCCCGCAACCGCACCATTTTCCGGTTTTCTTTTGTTCTACGGTGGCTTTGCAGGAGGTACTGGTTAGCATCAAGTTAACGCACGGCTGCCATCTAGCGGCGGAATTGAAGACACCTTCTGTACGTTTGCGCTATACTTGTAACATTACATTGCCCAATATaatagttgttgatttaagGAAAAAGGCACTTGAAGCCCCCCAAAATTCCTTCATATTCAGCAATTTCGTGACGACGTAGTTCTTTCTCGGCTCTTCCCTTGTATTGCTTCTTGTATTGCGTCTTCTATACCGGCGCAGAATGGCAGCCATGTATTACGGTTGATGCTCTCCTGCGCTAAACACCGTCGAAGAAGAAAACGGCGGAAGTTAGCGTAGCCTAGCATCGCGTCAACACAAAAGAAAGTCGACGGCGAGCAGGTGAAATCCAGTGGAGAACAACATCAAGAAGATGAAATAGTTGGTGCGGTTGCgtttaataacattttaaatgttcagcAGAACAATGGTGTCGTGTGAGCCACAAGGGAAACAACTAGAAGCTGTTGGCGAGAGTCACATCGAGCTGAACATCCAAGGTCTGTCCACAATGACAACTGGCTTTCTGCGTTTCACAGTTTCATCTATGAATCAAGTAAAGCGAGTAATGtgcatagttaaaaaaataaaaaaacattaataaaagtatgaataaaaaacaatggaTCTGGATAGTCCGGTTTGCTTAACCATTAGGTAAGGTTAGAATTAGAATTAGgtttatttccacttttccacctaaaaattttaaaatattgactTCCTTAATCTAATGTAGCAGGGGAGATGTTAGAATCTGAAGTTTGTGGGTGCTGATCGTTTTAGCAACCCAGCACATCTGATACTGAAGTAGTGATGGTCCGGGTAGTACATGTCGTTTCTTAATTGCTGATGAGTGATTAGATttcgtgggaaaaaaaatgttgaggtcATGTGATTCCCAAGGTAATTTTAAGGTCAAATGGTTACTAAAATATGCATCTTTTCCACCAACGTCTGTTTTGTTAAGATTGACCTTAAAATTCAAAGGAAGGTGGCCACTGGCCATGCCCCTTTTcgtcaaaaatattcaaatttggcgTGCCGTAGCTCCCAAATTCCTTATCCAAGTGTCTGTAAAGTTTATATTAATTGGTGTGCCATCGCTATCAACAAATGCAGCAAGTTTCTGTGAAATCAAAATCTGCTTAGGAAAAGCGTCAACTGAATGGCAGCAGTAACATAACTGACTTGTTTGCGTCCTGCAGACAACCAGCAGCTGATTGTTCATCAGGAGGAGCGCCGCCCTCAGTTGCTGGGGGGGAGCTCCAGTTTGGAGCAAGATGATCCACAGACTAGCCACGTTAATGAGGAAAAAGATGATCGACAGTCCTTCCATatgaaagaggaagaagaggagactAACATCAGCATGTTGCCACTGCCGGGTGTCACTGTAAAAAGTGAAGATGATGATAAAGAAAGAGCCGAGTGGTCCCAGCGCCATCATCGCAGCCCAAGTGGTGACCACCGTGGACGGCCACCAGCAGGTGACCTCTTGGCTCCTCTGTCAGACAGCAGCAGCGACACGGAAGAACCTTCGAGGAGCGACACAGACTCTGAAGGGGACGATGAAAAGTGGGAATGCTCTGAGGAGGAGACATCTCTTAGCGATGACGAAACTTCTGAaatgtttcaaaacattttagcCACCGCAGTTTGCGTCAAAAGCCTTGCTGGAAAACGACAAAGAACTGTTACTTGTTCAACTTGT is a window from the Vanacampus margaritifer isolate UIUO_Vmar chromosome 3, RoL_Vmar_1.0, whole genome shotgun sequence genome containing:
- the LOC144048568 gene encoding uncharacterized protein LOC144048568; the protein is MALHEETEIHRKQLDAVDKNHKMYIQGVQQVTDRQDELLPQSQAGTSSLEKENPQRPCIKEEKEDVEHPHVKDEEEEADISKFPLTIICVKSEDDEDEPAEASQLRTRSPSGGPQQADLSAPQSDCDDTTEEPLRNDADGENDNKESKCSEKETPLGNVETVCVKHAAKKQQMKTHAGEKPFSCPFCGKTFSRKEHVQAHVRIHTGEKPFSCSTCGKAFPHKETMIAHVRSHTGENPFRCSVCGKTYSRKTHVESHMRTHTGEKPFPCSVCGKMFSQKPNMVKHMRIHTGERPFCCLFCDKAFLHKSHVESHMKIHTGEKPFSCSVCEQTFSQKQNLVSHMRTHTGEKPYSCSVCGGSFAQSKTLTAHMRRRHDKDRKMLTATPPQ